A genomic segment from Syngnathus scovelli strain Florida chromosome 3, RoL_Ssco_1.2, whole genome shotgun sequence encodes:
- the fbxw8 gene encoding F-box/WD repeat-containing protein 8: MHAMAEDELAAFRDRWQRELYRAKEERRFSLLPSPSPSCEDASGGQRESEPETSGGAEGPDYVSIARGLLGGRTSPLLNRLAEERSRRKKKYQEETADCRESLKHPRKKVQKEEQLVDRLILDLNEANDIPFFDVDLPYELALKIFQYLNRSELGRCAQVSKAWRVLAEDEVLWFRLCSAEGHARGATVSDSPCWKASLRDRRRAAADVRANWKNRVGCILYRLSWRTVDVSSCHNYVLAGYSSGDVRLWNTSQRDLPSSHLRSNRLSALSEPRPPVALVRVGGHVAAAAYRDGTPT, translated from the exons ATGCACGCTATGGCCGAGGACGAGCTGGCTGCGTTCAGGGACCGTTGGCAACGGGAGTTATACAGAGCAAAAGAGGAGCGGCGCTTCTCTCTTCTTCCGTCCCCCAGCCCCAGTTGCGAAGACGCGAGTGGAGGTCAAAGGGAGTCTGAACCCGAGACGAGTGGTGGCGCGGAAGGGCCAGATTACGTTTCCATCGCCAGGGGCTTGTTGGGCGGCAGGACGAGTCCCCTTCTAAACAGACTCGCGGAGGAGAGgagcaggaggaagaagaagtacCAGGAGGAGACAGCCGACTGCAGGGAGTCCCTAAAGCATCCTCGGAAAAAAGTCCAGAAAGAAGAGCAACTGGTGGATCGACTCATTCTAGATCTG AACGAGGCCAACGACATCCCCTTCTTTGACGTGGACTTGCCGTATGAGTTAGCCCTGAAGATATTCCAATACCTTAACCGTTCTGAGCTCGGCAGATGTGCACAG GTGAGCAAGGCGTGGCGGGTTCTGGCCGAGGACGAGGTGCTGTGGTTCAGGCTGTGCTCAGCGGAGGGCCACGCGCGCGGCGCCACCGTGTCCGACTCGCCTTGCTGGAAGGCGTCGCTGCGAGACCGTCGCCGGGCGGCCGCCGACGTGCGCGCCAATTGGAAG AATCGTGTCGGCTGCATCCTTt ACAGACTAAGTTGGCGTACCGTCGACGTCAGTTCCTGCCACAACTACGTCCTGGCAGG GTACTCGTCGGGGGACGTCAGGCTGTGGAACACGTCGCAGCGTGACCTGCCGTCGTCCCACCTCCGGTCCAACCGGCTGTCGGCACTCTCCGAGCCCAGGCCGCCTGTCGCTCTGGTGCGCGTTGGTGGACACGTGGCGGCGGCCGCCTACCGCGACGGTACGCCAACTTAG
- the tesca gene encoding tescalcin a, producing the protein MGSWLMRPERQQQLELEQRHGQQQQDQSHGQQQQLDQSHLQQQQQEQQQQEQRQRYEELAHKSGFSRKQIKTLHKRFRHLSGNKEMMRREHLDAIPQLSHNPIKKQIIDAFFDKRNQHQGMVGSYEEITLDQFLMVMSHFRPLAHISRGEERQAASKQKLRLLFNMHDKDSDGIITLAEYRKVVEELLCKSGDFGDQVAKAIARAAMLEAADKALDDFYEGITFEMFQLMLKALELESRMHIRF; encoded by the exons ATGGGATCCTGGCTTATGCGTCctgagcggcagcagcagctggagctggagcagaGACacgggcagcagcagcaggaccagAGCCatgggcagcagcagcagctggacCAGAGCcacctgcagcagcagcagcaggagcagcagcagcaggagcagcggCAGCGCTATGAAGAGCTGGCACACAAGAGTGGAT TTTCCAGAAAGCAAATCAAAACCCTCCACAAAAGATTTCGGCATCTCAGTGGAAACAAGGAGATGATGAG AAGAGAACATTTGGACGCCATTCCACAACTGTCCCACAATCCCATCAAGAAGCAAATCATCGATGCCTTCTTTGATAAAAG GAACCAGCACCAGGGCATGGTGGGATCCTACGAGGAGATCACCTTGGATCAGTTCCTGATGGTCATGAGTCACTTCCGGCCGCTCGCACACATCAGTCGCGGGGAGGAGCGGCAGGCCGCCAGCAAGCAAAAGCTACGCC TTTTGTTCAACATGCACGACAAGGACAGCGACGGAATCATCACGCTGGCCGAGTACCGCAA GGTGGTGGAGGAGCTGCTGTGCAAAagtggcgacttcggggaccagGTGGCCAAGGCCATTGCCCGCGCGGCCATGTTGGAAGCGGCCGACAAG GCGCTAGATGACTTCTACGAGGGGATCACCTTTGAGATGTTTCAACTG ATGCTCAAGGCCTTGgagttggaatcccggatgcacATCCGCTTTTAG
- the spring1 gene encoding SREBP regulating gene protein, whose translation MMVLRRLLRKRWVLGIVFGLSLIYFLTSTLKQEERITGDRALLEVRDTEHRIPWKVRFNLGNSSRQIGRCRNSIQGKTLLTDELGYVCERKDLLVNGCCNVKAPRSRQHVCKSCLADGCCSVYEYCVSCCLRPDKQAHLERFLSRAAQGFQNLFTAVEDLFELCLAKCRTSSQSVQHENTYRNPQAKFCYGESPPELLPI comes from the exons ATGATGGTGCTCCGGCGGCTCTTAAGGAAACGCTGGGTGCTGGGAATCGTCTTCGGATTGTCGCTCATCTACTTTCTTACCAGCACGTTGAAACAG gagGAGCGAATCACAGGGGATCGCGCCCTTCTGGAAGTGAGAGACACCGAGCATCGCATCCCCTGGAAGGTGCGCTTCAATCTGGGAAACAGCAGCCGACAGATAGGCCGCTGCCGCAACTCCATCCAGGGAAAAACACTGCTCACCGACGAGCTGG GTTACGTGTGTGAGCGCAAAGACCTACTGGTGAACGGCTGCTGCAACGTCAAGGCGCCGCGCAGCCGCCAGCACGTCTGCAAAAGCTGCCTGGCCGACGGCTGCTGTAGCGTGTACGAATACTGCGTGTCCTGCTGCCTCCGGCCGGACAAG CAAGCCCACCTGGAGCGCTTCCTGAGCCGCGCCGCCCAGGGCTTCCAAAACCTCTTCACCGCCGTGGAGGACCTCTTTGAGCTTTGCCTGGCCAAGTGTCGCACTTCTTCGCAA AGCGTCCAGCACGAGAACACGTACCGGAACCCCCAAGCCAAGTTCTGCTACGGCGAAAGTCCACCGGAGCTCCTTCCCATCTAA
- the castor1 gene encoding cytosolic arginine sensor for mTORC1 subunit 1 isoform X2, with amino-acid sequence MTETPENYTVLLDEEGFKELEASSHLQAEGSVWLPLNVLSDAVAASPGSQAPGVTKIAESVIAPLARRHVSVFMLSTYQTDFVLVREKDLPVVVATLEEEFNIFREVGGESLLVRGRDIADGPHKNAKQATQAGLQPVLIPQNRFCVMSLDPDTLPSIATTLIDVLFYSGSPKEEEVPSPGSGLERIKFFSFSLIDGYVSLVMDTDTQRRFPADLLFTSSSGELWRMVRIGGQPLGFDECGIVAQISQPLADCDISAYYISTFSFDHALVPEEDIARVSDVLHKQRMNLTTS; translated from the exons ATGACGGAGACCCCCGAGAACTACACGGTCTTGTTGGATGAGGAGGGCTTCAAAG AGCTGGAGGCCTCGTCGCATCTGCAGGCAGAGGGCTCGGTGTGGCTGCCGCTCAACGTGCTCTCCGACGCCGTCGCCGCCTCGCCCGGCTCACAGGCGCCGGGCGTCACCAAGATTGCCGAGTCGGTCATCGCGCCGCTGGCCCGCCGCCACGTCTCCGTCTTCATGCTGTCCACCTACCAGACCGACTTTGTCCTG GTGAGAGAGAAGGACCTGCCGGTGGTGGTGGCCACTCTGGAGGAGGAGTTCAACATCTTCCGCGAAGTTGGAGGAGAGTCGCTCCTCGTCCGCGGCCGCGACATCGCCGACGGCCCGCACAAGAACGCTAAACAAG CCACGCAGGCCGGTCTTCAGCCGGTGCTCATTCCTCAGAACCGCTTCTGCGTCATGTCCCTGGACCCCGACACGCTGCCCTCCATCGCCACCACGCTCATCGACGTGCTCTTCTACTCTGGCAG CCCCAAAGAAGAAGAGGTGCCGTCTCCTGGCTCAGGCTTGGAGCGGATCAAGTTTTTCTCCTTCTCCCTGATTGACGGTTACGTCTCGCTCGTCATGGACACGGACACTCAAAGACG TTTCCCCGCCGACCTCCTCTTCACCAGCTCGTCCGGGGAACTGTGGCGAATGGTGCGAATCGGAGGACAACCCCTCGGCTTCG ACGAGTGCGGCATCGTGGCCCAGATCTCACAGCCGCTGGCCGACTGCGACATCTCCGCCTACTACATCAGCACCTTCAGTTTCGACCATGCTTTG gttCCCGAAGAGGACATTGCTCGTGTAAGCGACGTGCTGCACAAGCAGCGGATGAACCTGACCACCAGCTGA
- the rnft2 gene encoding E3 ubiquitin-protein ligase RNFT2 isoform X1, which translates to MRLRAASCVDERRAMQRRHSSNTDGMSSERNRSQTQGSESSLDEGGAFDCLKPDSPALPQQMFSGLAGIPSAAVSTAQFQAAGLVLGSPPDVFVQMTASSREAGGPHRPEGRAFLPHPPHHHFHQPPSLQHGTPSLLQQATAVAAAAAGSERHHRGPREEAGPEDPAAPAPAFSELKAMVTWLQRGFPFILILLAKVCFQHKLGIAVCVGMASTFAYANATFKRQVSLREERSVLVALWMALFLSGNVAYVYYAFSQEELYNSLLFSKPNLDTFDFFDLMWAVGITDFVLKFVTVGLKCFILVLPGILLAFKSRGKFYLLIEELSQLFRALVPIQLWYKYIVGEEPSASYFLGAALMIVYGICKSLDICGRASTLRKAAVLLCRPQSCGVRAGSQRCSEAGDVCALCQTRFREPVALLCQHIFCEECLSSWLDRERACPLCRTTVVETLRCWKDGTTSAHFQVY; encoded by the exons ATGAGGTTAAG GGCAGCTTCGTGTGTTGATGAGCGCCGTGCCATGCAGAGgagacacagcagcaacacggatggcATGTCCTCTGAAAG GAACCGTAGCCAAACCCAGGGATCCGAGAGCAGTCTGGATGAAGGCGGCGCGTTCGACTGCCTGAAACCCGATTCGCCCGCGTTGCCCCAGCAGATGTTTTCGGGCCTGGCAGGCATCCCGTCGGCCGCAGTCTCCACTGCCCAGTTCCAGGCGGCCGGCTTAGTGCTGGGCTCGCCCCCGGACGTCTTTGTGCAGATGACAGCGTCGTCCCGGGAAGCAGGCGGCCCTCATCGCCCCGAGGGCCGAGCCTTCCTGCCTCACCCTCctcaccaccattttcaccagccACCGTCGCTGCAGCACGGGACCCCCTCACTCCTGCAACAGGCCACGGcggtggcggcagcggcggcaggcTCAGAGAGGCACCACCGTGGCCCCCGAGAAGAGGCGGGCCCGGAGGACCCGGCCGCGCCGGCTCCAGCCTTCTCTGAGCTGAAGGCGATGGTGACATGGCTGCAGAGGGGCTTCCCGTTCATCCTCATCCTGCTGGCCAAAGTCTGCTTTCAGCATAAGCTCG GTATTGCCGTCTGCGTGGGGATGGCCAGCACCTTTGCTTACGCCAACGCCACCTTCAAGCGTCAGGTGTCGCTGCGG GAGGAGCGCTCGGTGCTGGTGGCCCTGTGGATGGCGCTGTTTCTCTCCGGCAACGTGGCGTACGTGTACTACGCCTTCAGCCAAGAAGAGCTCTACAACAG CCTCCTGTTTTCCAAGCCCAATCTGGACACTTTTGACTTCTTTGACCTCATGTGGGCGGTGGGCATCACCGACTTTGTCCTCAAGTTTGTCACCGTTGGACTGAAATGCTTCATCCTCGTTCTACCTGGCATCCTCTTGGCGTTCAAGTCCAGG GGAAAGTTCTACCTGCTGATCGAGGAGCTGAGTCAGCTGTTTCGCGCCCTGGTTCCCATCCAGCTGTGGTACAAGTACATCGTGGGAGAAGAGCCCTCGGCCAGCTACTTCTTAGGAGCCGCGCTCATGATCGTCTACGGCATCTGCAAG TCCCTTGACATCTGCGGCCGAGCCTCGACCCTCCGCAAGGCCGCCGTCCTGCTCTGCCGCCCTCAG AGTTGCGGCGTGCGCGCCGGCAGCCAGCGATGCAGCGAGGCCGGCGATGTGTGCGCTCTTTGCCAGACGCGTTTCCGCGAGCCCGTCGCCCTCCTGTGCCAG CATATTTTCTGCGAGGAGTGTCTGAGTTCCTGGTTGGACCGGGAGAGGGCGTGCCCCCTGTGTCGCACCACCGTCGTGGAGACCCTCCGATGCTGGAAGGACGGGACCACCTCCGCTCACTTCCAAGTCTACTAA
- the castor1 gene encoding cytosolic arginine sensor for mTORC1 subunit 1 isoform X1, translating into MELHILDHRLRVTSINKSGLSHFTHPLIKLIFLRRRTRCKFFSMTETPENYTVLLDEEGFKELEASSHLQAEGSVWLPLNVLSDAVAASPGSQAPGVTKIAESVIAPLARRHVSVFMLSTYQTDFVLVREKDLPVVVATLEEEFNIFREVGGESLLVRGRDIADGPHKNAKQATQAGLQPVLIPQNRFCVMSLDPDTLPSIATTLIDVLFYSGSPKEEEVPSPGSGLERIKFFSFSLIDGYVSLVMDTDTQRRFPADLLFTSSSGELWRMVRIGGQPLGFDECGIVAQISQPLADCDISAYYISTFSFDHALVPEEDIARVSDVLHKQRMNLTTS; encoded by the exons ATGGAGCTGCACATTCTGGACCACCGGCTGCGGGTCACCAGCATCAACAAGAGTGGCTTGTCGCACTTCACGCACCCACTCATCAAGCTAATCTTCCTCCGCCGCCGGACACG ATGCAAGTTCTTCAGTATGACGGAGACCCCCGAGAACTACACGGTCTTGTTGGATGAGGAGGGCTTCAAAG AGCTGGAGGCCTCGTCGCATCTGCAGGCAGAGGGCTCGGTGTGGCTGCCGCTCAACGTGCTCTCCGACGCCGTCGCCGCCTCGCCCGGCTCACAGGCGCCGGGCGTCACCAAGATTGCCGAGTCGGTCATCGCGCCGCTGGCCCGCCGCCACGTCTCCGTCTTCATGCTGTCCACCTACCAGACCGACTTTGTCCTG GTGAGAGAGAAGGACCTGCCGGTGGTGGTGGCCACTCTGGAGGAGGAGTTCAACATCTTCCGCGAAGTTGGAGGAGAGTCGCTCCTCGTCCGCGGCCGCGACATCGCCGACGGCCCGCACAAGAACGCTAAACAAG CCACGCAGGCCGGTCTTCAGCCGGTGCTCATTCCTCAGAACCGCTTCTGCGTCATGTCCCTGGACCCCGACACGCTGCCCTCCATCGCCACCACGCTCATCGACGTGCTCTTCTACTCTGGCAG CCCCAAAGAAGAAGAGGTGCCGTCTCCTGGCTCAGGCTTGGAGCGGATCAAGTTTTTCTCCTTCTCCCTGATTGACGGTTACGTCTCGCTCGTCATGGACACGGACACTCAAAGACG TTTCCCCGCCGACCTCCTCTTCACCAGCTCGTCCGGGGAACTGTGGCGAATGGTGCGAATCGGAGGACAACCCCTCGGCTTCG ACGAGTGCGGCATCGTGGCCCAGATCTCACAGCCGCTGGCCGACTGCGACATCTCCGCCTACTACATCAGCACCTTCAGTTTCGACCATGCTTTG gttCCCGAAGAGGACATTGCTCGTGTAAGCGACGTGCTGCACAAGCAGCGGATGAACCTGACCACCAGCTGA
- the nos1 gene encoding nitric oxide synthase 1 isoform X6 translates to MPVMLHDVEAEQGPGPGKTLHNGSPSKCPRFLKIKNWESGSILNDTLHQGASKMPTCGENVCQGSVMTPNLHARKPEEVRPREELVTLATDFIDQYYTSIKRSSKGKDEYSSKAHADRLEEVTKEIEASGTYQLKDTELIYGAKHAWRNAARCVGRIQWSKLQVFDARDCTTAHGMYNYICNHIKYATNKGNLRSAITIFPQRTDGKHDYRVWNSQLIRYAGYKQPDGSILGDPANVEFTEICMQLGWKAPKGRFDVLPLLLQANGNDPELFELPEDLVLEVPITHPKYEWFRELELKWYGLPAVSNMLLEVGGLEFTGCPFSGWYMGTEIGVRDFCDSSRYNILEDVAKKMSLDTRKTSSLWKDQALVEINIAVLYSFQVCKVTIVDHHSATESFMKHMENEYRVRGGCPGDWVWIVPPMSGSITPVFHQEMLNYRLTPSFEYQVDPWHAHVWKGVNGTPTKKRAIGFKKLAKAVKFSAKLMGAAMAKRVKATILFATETGKSQDYAKTLCEIFKHAFDAKAMSMDDYDVVDLEHETLVLVVTSTFGNGDPPENGEKFGAALMEMRHPTSNTEDRKSYKVRFNSVSSYSDTRKSSSDEPEAKVNFESTGPLANVSCRVVPNGLLTAAAAETQRDGNNHGKDLNATPAKKERKPLKFSVFGLGSRAYPHFCAFAHAVDTLFEELGGERILRMGEGDELCGQEESFRTWAKKVFKAACDVFCVGDDVNIEKANDSLISNHRSWKKSKFRLTYAAEAPALTDALCTIHKKTVYGAKMLESQNLQSPKSNRSTIFVRLDANKHDKLSYHPGDHLGVFAGNHEDLVTALIHKLEDAPDVNQIVKVEFLEERNTALGVISNWTSAGRIPPCTIFQAFQYFLDITTPPSPVLLQHFAALATNDKHKKRLEVLSKGLQDYEEWKWFNTPTLVEVLDEFPSVQMPSTLLLTQLPLLQPRYYSISSSPDLHPGEIHLTVAVVSYRAKNGEGPIHHGVCSSWLNRIEKGDVVPCFVRSAPLFRLPKDHQAPCILVGPGTGIAPFRSFWQQRMFDLQHKGVEAWPMILVFGCRQSEMDHIYKEETVQARNKEVFKELYTAYSREPGKPKKYVQDILREQLSERVYRCLREEGGHIYVCGDVTMAGDVLKTVQQILKQHGNMSLEDAGFFISKLRDENRYHEDIFGVTLRTYEVTNRLRSESIAYIEESKKDSDEVFCS, encoded by the exons ATGCCCACTTGCGGTGAGAACGTGTGCCAGGGCTCCGTCATGACGCCCAACCTGCACGCTCGCAAGCCGGAAGAAGTGCGGCCCAGAGAGGAGCTCGTCACCCTGGCCACGGACTTCATCGACCAGTACTACACCTCCATCAAAAG GTCCTCCAAGGGCAAAGACGA GTACAGTTCCAAGGCTCACGCGGACCGGTTGGAGGAGGTGACCAAGGAGATCGAGGCCTCGGGGACGTACCAGCTCAAAGATACGGAGCTCATCTACGGAGCCAAGCACGCCTGGAGGAACGCCGCCCGTTGCGTGGGCAGGATCCAGTGGTCCAAACTGCAG GTTTTTGACGCAAGGGACTGCACAACAGCTCATGGAATGTACAACTATATTTGTAACCACATCAAGTACGCCACCAACAAGGGCAACCTCAG GTCGGCCATTACTATCTTTCCACAAAGGACGGACGGCAAACATGACTACCGCGTGTGGAACTCTCAGCTCATCCGCTACGCTGGCTACAAGCAGCCCGACGGGAGCATCCTGGGAGACCCCGCCAACGTGGAATtcacagag ATTTGCATGCAGCTAGGCTGGAAGGCACCCAAGGGTCGCTTCGACGTGTTGCCTCTCCTGCTGCAGGCCAACGGCAACGACCCCGAACTCTTTGAACTACCCGAAGACCTGGTCCTGGAGGTGCCCATCACGCACCCCAA ATACGAGTGGTTCAGGGAGCTGGAACTGAAGTGGTACGGCCTGCCCGCAGTCTCCAACATGCTGCTGGAGGTGGGAGGCCTGGAGTTCACCGGCTGCCCCTTCAGCGGCTGGTACATGGGAACCGAGATCGGCGTCAGGGACTTCTGCGACAGCTCCCGCTACAACATCCTGGAG GATGTCGCCAAAAAGATGTCCTTAGACACCAGAAAGACATCGTCCTTGTGGAAAGACCAAGCTCTGGTGGAGATTAACATCGCTGTGCTCTACAGTTTTCAG GTGTGCAAAGTGACCATCGTGGACCACCACTCGGCCACCGAGTCCTTCATGAAGCACATGGAGAACGAGTACCGCGTGCGAGGCGGCTGCCCGGGCGACTGGGTGTGGATTGTGCCGCCCATGTCAGGCAGCATCACGCCTGTCTTCCACCAGGAGATGCTCAACTACCGCCTCACGCCCTCTTTTGAGTACCAG GTGGACCCGTGGCACGCTCATGTGTGGAAAGGAGTCAATGGGACGCCCACCAAGAAGAGAGCCATCGGCTTCAAGAAGCTCGCCAA GGCGGTCAAGTTCTCAGCCAAGCTGATGGGCGCTGCCATGGCCAAGCGGGTGAAGGCCACCATCCTGTTCGCCACAGAGACAGGCAAGTCTCAGGACTACGCCAAGACGCTGTGCGAAATCTTCAAACACGCCTTTGATGCCAAG GCCATGTCCATGGACGACTACGACGTGGTGGACCTGGAGCACGAGACGCTGGTGCTGGTGGTGACCAGCACCTTTGGCAATGGCGACCCGCCCGAGAACGGGGAG AAATTCGGAGCCGCCTTGATGGAGATGCGACACCCGACGTCAAACACGGAAGACCGAAA GAGCTACAAAGTTCGCTTCAACAGTGTGTCGTCCTACTCAGACACCAGGAAGTCGTCCAGCGACGAGCCCGAAGCCAAAGTAAACTTTGAGAGCACCGGCCCTCTTGCCAATGTCAG CTGCCGCGTGGTGCCCAATGGGCTCCTGACGGCTGCGGCGGCGGAAACGCAGCGCGATGGAAACAACCACGGCAAAGATTTGAACGCCACGCCTGCCAAGAAAGAACGAAAACCACTCAA GTTCTCAGTCTTTGGGCTGGGATCCAGGGCCTACCCGCACTTCTGCGCCTTTGCCCACGCCGTGGACACGCTGTTCGAGGAGCTCGGTGGGGAGCGCATCCTCCGCATGGGGGAGGGTGACGAGCTGTGCGGCCAAGAGGAGTCCTTCAGAACTTGGGCCAAGAAGGTTTTCAAG GCTGCCTGCGACGTTTTctgcgtgggcgacgacgtcaacaTTGAGAAGGCCAACGACTCGCTCATCAGCAACCACCGGAGCTGGAAGAAGAGCAAGTTCCGCTTGACCTACGCTGCCGAGGCGCCGGCTCTCACTGACG CGCTGTGTACAATCCACAAGAAGACCGTTTACGGAGCCAAAATGCTGGAATCGCAAAACCTCCAAAGTCCCAAATCCAA CCGCTCCACCATATTTGTGCGGCTGGACGCCAACAAGCACGACAAGCTGAGCTACCACCCCGGCGATCATCTGGGCGTCTTTGCCGGGAACCACGAGGACCTGGTCACCGCTCTCATCCACAAACTGGAGGACGCGCCGGATGTCAATCAGATTGTCAAAGTCGAGTTCCTGGAGGAGAGGAACACCGCGCTAG gCGTCATCAGTAACTGGACCAGCGCCGGTCGCATCCCGCCCTGCACCATCTTCCAGGCCTTTCAGTACTTTCTGGACATCACCACGCCGCCCAGTCCTGTCCTTCTGCAGCACTTTGCCGCACTGGCCACCAACGACAAACACAAGAAGAGACTGGAGGTGCTCAGTAAG GGCCTGCAGGACTACGAGGAGTGGAAGTGGTTTAACACGCCCACCCTGGTGGAGGTCCTGGACGAGTTCCCGTCGGTGCAGATGCCGTCCACGCTGCTGCTCACCCAGCTGCCTCTGCTGCAGCCACGCTACTACTCCATCAGCTCCTCGCCCGACCTGCACCCCGGCGAGATCCACCTCACCGTCGCCGTAGTCTCCTACCGGGCGAAAA ACGGAGAAGGCCCGATCCACCACGGAGTTTGCTCGTCGTGGCTCAACAGGATCGAAAAGGGCGACGTGGTGCCTTGCTTCGTGCGAAG CGCCCCCTTATTCCGGCTTCCCAAAGACCACCAAGCACCCTGCATCCTGGTGGGCCCTGGGACGGGCATTGCCCCCTTCAGGAGCTTCTGGCAGCAGAGGATGTTTGACCTTCAACACAAAG GTGTGGAGGCGTGGCCCATGATCCTGGTGTTTGGGTGTCGCCAGTCCGAGATGGACCACATATACAAGGAGGAGACCGTCCAGGCCAGGAACAAGGAGGTCTTCAAGGAGCTCTACACCGCCTACTCCAGAGAGCCCGGCAAACCAAAG AAATACGTGCAGGACATCCTCCGCGAGCAGCTGTCCGAGCGAGTGTACCGGTGCCTGCGCGAGGAGGGCGGCCACATTTACGTGTGCGGGGACGTCACCATGGCGGGAGACGTGCTGAAAACCGTGCAGCAGATCCTCAAGCAGCACGGAAACATGAGCTTGGAGGACGCCGGCTTCTTCATCAGCAAGCTGAGG GACGAGAACCGCTACCACGAGGACATCTTCGGAGTCACCCTGCGCACATACGAGGTCACCAACCGACTGCGCTCCGAGTCCATCGCCTACATCGAGGAGAGCAAGAAAGACTCTGACGA GGTTTTTTGCTCCTAG
- the rnft2 gene encoding E3 ubiquitin-protein ligase RNFT2 isoform X2 codes for MFSGLAGIPSAAVSTAQFQAAGLVLGSPPDVFVQMTASSREAGGPHRPEGRAFLPHPPHHHFHQPPSLQHGTPSLLQQATAVAAAAAGSERHHRGPREEAGPEDPAAPAPAFSELKAMVTWLQRGFPFILILLAKVCFQHKLGIAVCVGMASTFAYANATFKRQVSLREERSVLVALWMALFLSGNVAYVYYAFSQEELYNSLLFSKPNLDTFDFFDLMWAVGITDFVLKFVTVGLKCFILVLPGILLAFKSRGKFYLLIEELSQLFRALVPIQLWYKYIVGEEPSASYFLGAALMIVYGICKSLDICGRASTLRKAAVLLCRPQSCGVRAGSQRCSEAGDVCALCQTRFREPVALLCQHIFCEECLSSWLDRERACPLCRTTVVETLRCWKDGTTSAHFQVY; via the exons ATGTTTTCGGGCCTGGCAGGCATCCCGTCGGCCGCAGTCTCCACTGCCCAGTTCCAGGCGGCCGGCTTAGTGCTGGGCTCGCCCCCGGACGTCTTTGTGCAGATGACAGCGTCGTCCCGGGAAGCAGGCGGCCCTCATCGCCCCGAGGGCCGAGCCTTCCTGCCTCACCCTCctcaccaccattttcaccagccACCGTCGCTGCAGCACGGGACCCCCTCACTCCTGCAACAGGCCACGGcggtggcggcagcggcggcaggcTCAGAGAGGCACCACCGTGGCCCCCGAGAAGAGGCGGGCCCGGAGGACCCGGCCGCGCCGGCTCCAGCCTTCTCTGAGCTGAAGGCGATGGTGACATGGCTGCAGAGGGGCTTCCCGTTCATCCTCATCCTGCTGGCCAAAGTCTGCTTTCAGCATAAGCTCG GTATTGCCGTCTGCGTGGGGATGGCCAGCACCTTTGCTTACGCCAACGCCACCTTCAAGCGTCAGGTGTCGCTGCGG GAGGAGCGCTCGGTGCTGGTGGCCCTGTGGATGGCGCTGTTTCTCTCCGGCAACGTGGCGTACGTGTACTACGCCTTCAGCCAAGAAGAGCTCTACAACAG CCTCCTGTTTTCCAAGCCCAATCTGGACACTTTTGACTTCTTTGACCTCATGTGGGCGGTGGGCATCACCGACTTTGTCCTCAAGTTTGTCACCGTTGGACTGAAATGCTTCATCCTCGTTCTACCTGGCATCCTCTTGGCGTTCAAGTCCAGG GGAAAGTTCTACCTGCTGATCGAGGAGCTGAGTCAGCTGTTTCGCGCCCTGGTTCCCATCCAGCTGTGGTACAAGTACATCGTGGGAGAAGAGCCCTCGGCCAGCTACTTCTTAGGAGCCGCGCTCATGATCGTCTACGGCATCTGCAAG TCCCTTGACATCTGCGGCCGAGCCTCGACCCTCCGCAAGGCCGCCGTCCTGCTCTGCCGCCCTCAG AGTTGCGGCGTGCGCGCCGGCAGCCAGCGATGCAGCGAGGCCGGCGATGTGTGCGCTCTTTGCCAGACGCGTTTCCGCGAGCCCGTCGCCCTCCTGTGCCAG CATATTTTCTGCGAGGAGTGTCTGAGTTCCTGGTTGGACCGGGAGAGGGCGTGCCCCCTGTGTCGCACCACCGTCGTGGAGACCCTCCGATGCTGGAAGGACGGGACCACCTCCGCTCACTTCCAAGTCTACTAA